From Alosa sapidissima isolate fAloSap1 chromosome 7, fAloSap1.pri, whole genome shotgun sequence, the proteins below share one genomic window:
- the LOC121713398 gene encoding osteoclast stimulatory transmembrane protein isoform X1: protein MGRNSALKARLRVRGVLEHLWDSFSRPVPHSRRELLSLLLMCLLIAVVTAGLLFGWLSGGALHYPARWAGVAACVCGVCVFLLTVLLHPLRCVLAVILPTVGSSQGQRLLLSTCVLLTLLNAPPNMANNVSTLTNTLKCTSESVVDSLLNSSNMMNTVKENLVATAAAYKAMASYVQSLRSFDHVTHVNVSMVTQRFRGAAGRLKEDFQQAQGQLGSLRLYSHRLLAAILVLHLVWGAGRYLHSYMTALDFDNVYVTPKLRQLASERGLTLTAGQLRNGVDATGYRLSRQELWECVPPLVIVTLHLLLCVVLVALDFLVYRLVSAGRPWLLDIPDTNITLNVHYKVRVCVLAGCLLIQDCCSDDLVFQRVYRWPVHMGSDVCQTTATASAPDGGVLVLLVLLFLLSYALAVMQVYVRRVRRAVAASFYPRQEERRNHFLLRKLLAKQRGGVFTIATAERVSSGTERTLRQQTNVHQDVRQQLPER from the exons ATAGTCGTCGTGAGCTGCTCAGCCTTCTCCTCATGTGCCTCCTGATCGCCGTGGTGACTGCCGGCCTGCTCTTTGGCTGGTTGTCGGGGGGGGCGCTGCACTACCCGGCACGCTGGGCGGGCGtggcggcgtgtgtgtgtggcgtgtgtgtgttcctgctgaCGGTGCTGCTCCACCCACTGCGCTGCGTGCTGGCGGTCATCCTGCCCACTGTGGGGTCCAGTCAGGGCCAGCGGCTGCTTCTGTCCACCTGCGTCCTGCTCACCCTCCTCAACGCGCCGCCCAACATGGCCAACAACGTcagcacactcacaaacacacttaagTGCACCTCAGAG AGTGTGGTGGATAGTCTGCTGAATTCCTCCAATATGATGAACACGGTGAAGGAGAATCTGGTTGCCACGGCGGCGGCATACAAAGCCATGGCCAGCTACGTCCAGAGCCTGCGCAGCTTTGACCACGTCACGCACGTCAACGTGTCCATGGTGACGCAGCGTTTCCGCGGCGCGGCAGGCCGGCTGAAGGAGGACTTCCAGCAGGCGCAGGGGCAGCTGGGCTCCCTCAGGCTGTACTCCCACCGTCTgctggcggccatcttggtccTGCACCTGGTCTGGGGCGCCGGACGCTACCTGCACTCCTACATGACAGCACTGGACTTTGACAACGTTTACGTGACGCCAAAGCTACGCCAGCTGGCCTCTGAACGAGGGCTCACGCTGACGGCCGGTCAGTTGCGGAATGGCGTGGACGCCACGGGCTACCGGCTGAGCCGGCAGGAGCTGTGGGAGTGTGTGCCACCACTGGTCATCGTCACACTCcacctgctgctgtgtgtcGTCCTGGTGGCGTTGGACTTCCTGGTGTACCGACTGGTCAGCGCGGGGCGGCCCTGGCTATTGGACATCCCCGACACGAATATCACTCTCAACGTCCACTAcaag gtccgtgtgtgtgttctagctgGGTGTCTGCTGATACAAGATTGCTGTTCGGACGATCTGGTGTTTCAGCGAGTGTACCGCTGGCCCGTGCACATGGGGTCAGACGTCTGCCAGACCACAGCCACGGCGTCGGCGCCGGACGGAGGCGTTCTGGTCCTGCTGGTGCTGCTCTTCCTGCTGAGCTACGCGCTGGCCGTTATGCAGGTGTACGTACGGAGAGTCCGCCGGGCCGTCGCCGCCTCTTTCTACCCGCGCCAGGAGGAACGCCGAAACCACTTCCTGCTCCGCAAGCTCCTGGCCAAGCAGAGAGGGGGCGTGTTCACCATAGCAACGGCAGAGAGG GTGAGCAGTGGAACTGAGAGAACATTGCGACAACAAACAAATGTCCATCAGGATGTGAGACAGCAACTCCCAGAGCGTTGA
- the LOC121713398 gene encoding osteoclast stimulatory transmembrane protein isoform X2, which translates to MGRNSALKARLRVRGVLEHLWDSFSRPVPHSRRELLSLLLMCLLIAVVTAGLLFGWLSGGALHYPARWAGVAACVCGVCVFLLTVLLHPLRCVLAVILPTVGSSQGQRLLLSTCVLLTLLNAPPNMANNVSTLTNTLKCTSESVVDSLLNSSNMMNTVKENLVATAAAYKAMASYVQSLRSFDHVTHVNVSMVTQRFRGAAGRLKEDFQQAQGQLGSLRLYSHRLLAAILVLHLVWGAGRYLHSYMTALDFDNVYVTPKLRQLASERGLTLTAGQLRNGVDATGYRLSRQELWECVPPLVIVTLHLLLCVVLVALDFLVYRLVSAGRPWLLDIPDTNITLNVHYKVRVCVLAGCLLIQDCCSDDLVFQRVYRWPVHMGSDVCQTTATASAPDGGVLVLLVLLFLLSYALAVMQVYVRRVRRAVAASFYPRQEERRNHFLLRKLLAKQRGGVFTIATAERVHVHHSNDRQGEQWN; encoded by the exons ATAGTCGTCGTGAGCTGCTCAGCCTTCTCCTCATGTGCCTCCTGATCGCCGTGGTGACTGCCGGCCTGCTCTTTGGCTGGTTGTCGGGGGGGGCGCTGCACTACCCGGCACGCTGGGCGGGCGtggcggcgtgtgtgtgtggcgtgtgtgtgttcctgctgaCGGTGCTGCTCCACCCACTGCGCTGCGTGCTGGCGGTCATCCTGCCCACTGTGGGGTCCAGTCAGGGCCAGCGGCTGCTTCTGTCCACCTGCGTCCTGCTCACCCTCCTCAACGCGCCGCCCAACATGGCCAACAACGTcagcacactcacaaacacacttaagTGCACCTCAGAG AGTGTGGTGGATAGTCTGCTGAATTCCTCCAATATGATGAACACGGTGAAGGAGAATCTGGTTGCCACGGCGGCGGCATACAAAGCCATGGCCAGCTACGTCCAGAGCCTGCGCAGCTTTGACCACGTCACGCACGTCAACGTGTCCATGGTGACGCAGCGTTTCCGCGGCGCGGCAGGCCGGCTGAAGGAGGACTTCCAGCAGGCGCAGGGGCAGCTGGGCTCCCTCAGGCTGTACTCCCACCGTCTgctggcggccatcttggtccTGCACCTGGTCTGGGGCGCCGGACGCTACCTGCACTCCTACATGACAGCACTGGACTTTGACAACGTTTACGTGACGCCAAAGCTACGCCAGCTGGCCTCTGAACGAGGGCTCACGCTGACGGCCGGTCAGTTGCGGAATGGCGTGGACGCCACGGGCTACCGGCTGAGCCGGCAGGAGCTGTGGGAGTGTGTGCCACCACTGGTCATCGTCACACTCcacctgctgctgtgtgtcGTCCTGGTGGCGTTGGACTTCCTGGTGTACCGACTGGTCAGCGCGGGGCGGCCCTGGCTATTGGACATCCCCGACACGAATATCACTCTCAACGTCCACTAcaag gtccgtgtgtgtgttctagctgGGTGTCTGCTGATACAAGATTGCTGTTCGGACGATCTGGTGTTTCAGCGAGTGTACCGCTGGCCCGTGCACATGGGGTCAGACGTCTGCCAGACCACAGCCACGGCGTCGGCGCCGGACGGAGGCGTTCTGGTCCTGCTGGTGCTGCTCTTCCTGCTGAGCTACGCGCTGGCCGTTATGCAGGTGTACGTACGGAGAGTCCGCCGGGCCGTCGCCGCCTCTTTCTACCCGCGCCAGGAGGAACGCCGAAACCACTTCCTGCTCCGCAAGCTCCTGGCCAAGCAGAGAGGGGGCGTGTTCACCATAGCAACGGCAGAGAGGGTGCATGTTCACCATAGCAACGACAGACAGGGTGAGCAGTGGAACTGA